GCAGGCGTCGCCACAGGCTGGCGATGGTCAGGTTGCTCGCTACTGAGGAAATAGGGAAGATCCCGGTCCGCTTGCGATCTTCCGGCACCAGGCTCATGCCCATCCGGATGCGATCGGCGGTCGCCAGACGCTGGGGCACCGGCTTGCTGTCGAGCCATAGCTTGCCGAAGTAGTTGCGCTCGGTACCCAGCAGGCACTCGAACAGCTCCGTGCGTCCGGCCCCCATCAGGCCGTAAATACCGACGATCTCTCCAGCATGGACCTTAAAGCTAACGTCGTTAACCACCGTGTTGCCCGCCGCGTTAACGCAGGTAATATGCTCAGCTTCCAGTAGCGGCGGGCCAAAGGTGCGTCCTGGTTCGAGAAAGTTGCTCACCGGATCGCTACCAAGCATCTCGCGGACGATCCACGGCACGTCGATATCTTTTACCTTCGCTTCCGCCTGGAACTTGCCGTCGCGCAGGATGGTAATGACGTCGCCGATGGCCATCAGCTCCTCCAGGCGGTGCGAAATGTAAATGATGGTCACCCCCTGGCGAGTCAGCTCGCGGATCACGCGAAACAGGATCTCCACTTCGGTTTTACTCAGCGCCGAGGTAGGTTCATCAAGGATCAGAATATCCGCATCCTCCGCCAGCGCTTTGGCGATCTCTATCAGCTGCTGCTGGCCGACCTTGAGGTTACCGACCAGCTCACGAGGGGAGATGGGCTGGTCAAGGCGCAACAGCAGCTCGGCGGCGCGGCGCTCCTGCTCACCTTCATTGATGGGCGCGACGCCTTTTTGCAGTTCGCGGCCAAGAAAAATATTCTCGGCCACGTTAAGGTTTTCAAACAGATTCAGCTCCTGATGCACCATGCCGATCCCGTGGGCCGCCGCCGCACGGGTGCTTGAGAAGTGCACCGGCTCGCCGTTCAGCAGGATCTCGCCAAGGCTAGGCTGCTGGACGCCGGCCAGGATCTTCATCAGCGTCGATTTACCGGCCCCGTTCTCGCCAATGATGACGTTAACCTTGCCGCGCCAGACGTTATAATCAACGTTATCCAGTGCCACGGTGCCGGGAAAGAGCATCGAGATACCGCGCGTGCGCAGGATAATGTCATCCACCGGGGTAACGCTCATTACGGGGCCTCCTGTTTAACATCCAGCGCGGCAGCATCCTGGGCTTTGCCGTTGGCCAGCGTGACGGCAAACAGCACGGTGGTGGGTTTACCGCTCCAGCCAGCGTCGATTTTCGGCAGATGCTTTGCGGCCTCGCGGTTATAGGCGCGAGAGAGCTGGGCGAACTGCACCTGGTTAGTAAAGTCTTCAAACTTAAAGCCGGTGGCATCGCGAATGGCGTTGCCACGCATCACCGGCCCAAGCTGGATTGTCAGCGGCTGGTTGTCGACCGTGAACGTCAGCTTCTGCTCGCGCGCGTTGCTGATATCGACGGCGGTCACCTGGCTAGTCAGGCGAACAAAAACGCTCCTGGGTGCGCCGCTGGCGGCTTTCAGCTGGCTGGCAAACGCGCTGGCGTCCAGCGCATGTTGGTTAGCGGCATC
Above is a genomic segment from Enterobacter sp. C2 containing:
- a CDS encoding sugar ABC transporter ATP-binding protein gives rise to the protein MSVTPVDDIILRTRGISMLFPGTVALDNVDYNVWRGKVNVIIGENGAGKSTLMKILAGVQQPSLGEILLNGEPVHFSSTRAAAAHGIGMVHQELNLFENLNVAENIFLGRELQKGVAPINEGEQERRAAELLLRLDQPISPRELVGNLKVGQQQLIEIAKALAEDADILILDEPTSALSKTEVEILFRVIRELTRQGVTIIYISHRLEELMAIGDVITILRDGKFQAEAKVKDIDVPWIVREMLGSDPVSNFLEPGRTFGPPLLEAEHITCVNAAGNTVVNDVSFKVHAGEIVGIYGLMGAGRTELFECLLGTERNYFGKLWLDSKPVPQRLATADRIRMGMSLVPEDRKRTGIFPISSVASNLTIASLWRRLQRGLTIASKEEDAVVAGTIGDLSIKVSSPQVEIQALSGGNQQKVVIGRSLLTNPRVLFLDEPTRGIDVGAKADVFRMMVQLSQQGIAVVFSTSDLKEIMAVSDRILVMSGGKLTADIVRDRAEESALVTASAQGF
- a CDS encoding DUF2291 family protein — translated: MGVKQWGIALIGCTTLLLTACTVVDLDENGKPIMPVDPNAKQNFDNLTPQQIAQQTWQSRVMDAANQHALDASAFASQLKAASGAPRSVFVRLTSQVTAVDISNAREQKLTFTVDNQPLTIQLGPVMRGNAIRDATGFKFEDFTNQVQFAQLSRAYNREAAKHLPKIDAGWSGKPTTVLFAVTLANGKAQDAAALDVKQEAP